Below is a window of Humulus lupulus chromosome 9, drHumLupu1.1, whole genome shotgun sequence DNA.
AAAGCAATGTACAACATCTATCTGGGTGTTCAGCATTCAACCTCAGTAGTTGCTTTACAGCCTGCACTCCAAAGACAATTTAGTCATCAGTTGGCCTTATGCAGCTCAAGACAAAAAGAGGGGTCAAAATAAAAGCTTCTCAGCCACACGCTTAAACAAAAGCTTACCTGAAAGGGAAGCAAAACCTTCTATTTTCTCACATTCACTTCAAAAGAAAGCAAATGTGTTTCTAACAAATCAGGGGAGTTCTTTTGAAGCAACTTCAAGTACCTTGTAGCCTCTAAAAGTGGATCTTCTACctaaataaacacataaatatcaaACAGGGCAAAAATTAACAATGTATTACACCACAAGAAAATGACAATCCAGCAAAACTGACAATACACCAAATTGcatttaaaacctaaaaaaaaaCCAAGGTCAGATGTCTAATCCGTAATAATCATCAATTTCTCCCTTGAAACTTGTTCAGTCCTCTCTAAAGGGGTCTGAATTCCACAATTGCaagtgctctttttttttttacagaaatTCACATTTATTGTCAAGCTATGAAAATCCATCAACGACTAATTGATAGTacatcataaaaaaataaatccAATATGTGGAACccaatataaatgctttacctaatTGCACCAACTGCTGCTTTATGAAAATATGGATTTGAATGCAATCGATCTTGAAATTTAAGCATTTCAACATATGTACGTAAAGTCATTTTCCTCAAACAATAAGAATGGAAGTCAAATTGGTCTTCAGTGATATTAGCATAGTGCTTCTCCACAGCCAGAAATTTTTTTAAAGCCCGTCCAAGATCACCTTGACGGAAGTAACTTTCACCAAAAGCAAGATCATACCTTCAAAGTACAACAGAAAATACTTAGAACCAACAACCAACATAACTTGCTTCAAAAAGTAAATAGATCCAGCAGTAAACTGAGACAAACCACATGCATTGCATGTCATGAAGGTTGGTATGTTGATCTCCATCTTTAGTGAACAACACTGCAGTTTTCTCAGCTAAAGCCACCTTCGAAAGAGAAAATACAGCATGAAGCACATACAAAACATTTAAAGCAGCATGAAAGAAATAATTCATAATAAGATCAAATAATCAATGATGAAAATGACTGTCACAATACCTGATCAGCCTGAAGCATACGCTTAACACATTCACTGTTGATGTAGCGATCTGCAAGATCCATACATCTAGCTTCATCTGCCAATGCAGCAGCAGCAGCCAAATCACCAGCATGCTTCAAAATTCGGTTCtgtaataaaaaaacaaaattaaaaatttggaagaaaaaaGATAAACAAAATTAAAGAATCCTGGTAAGTGCATGAAAACAATATCTCACCAAAAAAACTCAAAACGTTATAAGTTCAATAAAAATTGAAAGAGAGTGGAATGTGTACAGTAATCAAATCCTATTTCCCATGGACAACACAGCTAGTTAAACTGCTCCCAGAAGATATCTGCCCTTCACAATTAAGCTAAACCGGTTCACacaagtaaaccataaaaatTCCAAGGTAAATGCATGTGAAAACCTCTAGACTATAAACAAAAACTTACTAAAGATCTCAGATATTGTGGCAGCTGGCCAACAATATCAAATCTCTTTAAGAAAAGAATAAACCATGAAAGACCATTTCAAAATATATCGTCAAGTGTATCTATAGATACATACACATGTACAAACTATATCTTGTAGTATAACAATGATTTCAATAGCAAAATATCTCTGCTACAAGATTAAGAAGGGAAAAAAATCATAAGattatattaagaaaaaaatcCATAAAACTTATTCCAGAAAACATTTACATTAAAAAAACTTTCATTAAGAATCCTAACCAACCTTGCCCAAGTATAAATCAATCGCGGTTGGGGTGTGCTCAATGGCCTCATCAATTTTAGAAAGAGCGATTTCATATTGTCCCCTTCTGTCGTAATGCTAGATCCAAACAGAAATTCTAAGCAAAAACAAATATCCCAACAAAAAATATTTAAGGGGGTAgcgaaaagaagaaaaataaaggtGGCTAACTTGTGCTAATAGGAATAAGGTCCACATAAGAGTTGAAGGAGGTTCTTTCTTTGAGCGGCAtttaaagtaaatattttttttttttaaagtgacATCATCAATAAGAATTACCAAAAGAATGCCTCTGGCAACAAAACCATGTGCCAGACTAAAAAAACACTTACAAGATAAAAAATTAGAGCAAATCAGAGCATTCACCATTCACAAATAAAATCTAAAAGCAAGGAGATAGTTTTATAATATTATGATACATTCAGTGACCACAAATCTAAAATCATGTTGCTTAGATCATCTGCTTCAGTATGATAGAAACATGATTGACTGTTCATATATAAAGAGAGCAGGAAAAAGATAAGTCTAATTCACTCGACAAAAccaaaacaaggaaaaacaataTCAACATAcatcattgaaaagaagagaaaaaacaggcgggggggggggggggcggggtGCTACGAAGGTGGAGGAACTTTATAACTTGTCGTTAAGAATTAAACCTCACACCATGAAGAAGCAAACCACAAGCTCCACTACCCATTGGCTAATCAACTAAACCACACCCGGAAGACAACTCTTATAAATAGGCATCACTAAAGTGTATAAATGTTTCAACATGATTTGCATTAATGCAAATAAGTGCTACCACAGCTTACCTTCCAGGGAATTGACCAGAAGTCTTAACAGCATGCTCCAGCTCAATAATAAGTTCCTCAAGAATGTCTGCCTGGAAAACAGTGTGACAAAGCATAACTTAAACCTACAGAACTAATATTTTCTTAggtcctaaaaataaaaaaattaatgtgtAAAACAATCAAGAAGAATGAGGAGCATACCTTTCCTGGATGATCATACAATGGAGAAAGATCAGTGAACAATGATGGAACTCCCTGAAAGCATCAAGAATATACGTTGCCATAAAATATAAAAGATCGAGTCAAAGTGATAAAAAAGGAACCATAAATACCTTAGTAAGGAAGGGCCTAATATAATTTTCAGCTGCTTCTCTAAACCTAACACCTTGCAGAAAGTCGAGCGGTATTCTCTGAAACACCCAACCTAACAAGATTTAGTGATAACTCAAAAAAGTCCATAAATAAGAAGagcataaaaaaataataataatgatgatggtCATTCTAATGTGGTAGTAACCAAAAAGTGGTACCAAGAAGCTAATTTAATTGCATTCAACTCATAAATCACCTGAGGACTTTTTAGCTAAGCATTtctaatattaagtaaatatgatAAAGTCACGTCTAAAATGGAATGGTATACCATGAAAGAAATttggaaattaataataaatcaaTATTAAGTTCAATAGGTCAACCCATTGAAAAATTAACAAAGTTCTCCCCCTTTGAAACTAATTAATAGCAGTTTATTAGTTAAAATTTACCAAAAATAATATCAACAGATACATGCAGAACAAAAAGAATCCAGTGTATAAATTTAAAATCAACTCCATCATAGCAGTGCACAATATTTGATAGAATAAAGCCCGGTGTTATTACAAGTTTGTGTAATAGCTAATAGGCTTCACAGCATTCAGATAAAATGGTAACCATTACAAGGAAAGCAGCAAAGTTAAAATTCAGATCACTCAATATTTTACCTTGACAGCAGAAGACCAAGTGTATTGCTGCCTAAGAGAATTGTACAATGAATCCAATTGTTCAATTTGGTCGGGTGAATACTGACCATTTTCATAATAGAGCCCAACACACTTGTGAAGGCCTTCATAGTATCTGAATTGAACTCGAAATAACAAGTTCAAAATATAAATCAAATTTTCACAAGGAATTgatattttaaaaagaaatacAGCATTAGCATTACTAAATTTTCACGTATGGACAACTAGATTGACTTAATTTCAACAATAACATCAGGAACAAGATTTCTTAAATGCTAGAGTTGCTCCATAATCTGCTTCTCAAGCACATAGAATGATCAGTAGCTTATCAGTAATCTCTCTATAGTAACTAATAAACAAGCTTTCAGCTTTTAAATCAACAGCCTTTGTAAAGAATCCTTTCGGTCACAAAATCATCCACATAACTCATAATTGGCAGATTGAATTTTACTATTCAACATGCTTTTTGGGAAATCAAATGTCCATTTCTAATGATCTATTAGGTAAATCAACTATACATCTCATTAGAGAATCATACAAAAATTTCTAAATGGCAGTTGACTCGAGACTATTAGCTTTAAATTATTTTCAGCCACAAGAAGGCTTTTTAAAaagattaaatatgcatgcaccTTGCTCTTGTCCAAGAAGGGTTTTTACTTAAACTATTCTTTCCAATGATTATCATCTTCGataattattttcatttaaattagtAAACGGAGCCTTGGTGTCACACATACACTGGgaataaataataatgaaaagggACCTATACAAAGGCAAAACTATATGCAAAACGATACGGCTCTCTAAACAAAACTTCAAAACATTCAAAATGGCAGAATAAGAAAATGGCAGAATATCTTAGAGTTCTAAGATATAAATCCACAAAGAAAATAGCCAAGAAAATTTTAGAGTGTATTATAATAGTggcaaaaaagaaaaattaaagggGCATTGGTTACCAAATTCAGCTTCTTTTCATGTTCTTGAATAGATCTCAAAAGCTTAGCTAAATCAACTCGATCGTACTCAGAATTCTGAAATAGGGACTCCATTTCAATGACCTGAACTCGAAAAAACACAGAAACCCGCTTCACAAACTTTAATACagaatataaacatatatttatatgtgaatttCAAAATTTGGGATGTGAATATGGATACCAACTTGTTTAGAGCAATTATTGAACTCTAGTTTAATGTCACTGAAAGCTGTTGATAGGCCAATTCATTTCCCAAAATCATATACTCTGAAAATCCCCTGTATCAAAGAAATCTCCTCTTCAAAAAAAGGAACGAAAAATGAGatgcagaaagaaaaaaaaatggtaagCGCAAAAGGAAAGAGAAACCTTTTGAGGTTGGAATAGGCTTCAGCCCGACGCTGCTGAACGGCGAGAAATTTACGAAGCAAATTAACGATGGTTGTTGAGGAATCTGAGAAGCCAAAGTGCACTATTTGGTACTCGCTTAAGGATGTTGCACCTGCATTAATCGACACATGAATCAGTATAGTTATTGCTATGATTCAATCAATTCAAAGTTATGCAAATATAAACACTCGACTAACCATGTATTGAAAATATCAGGATCCATCTTGTATAGCTGGTTAACAcaagaaaatataaatttgtcCTCAGGTAACCCATAGCTAGATCTCTTGGGTTGGCAGTTCGAGTCTAACACATCACAATTTTTCTGCAAGAGAAACATGAAGTAGTGTTGTCACAGGAAAAGAAAAACTACTTTGACTAGTACTAGACAGCAGCAGCAATAATGTGAAACAGAATTCCAAAGCTATGAACTAAGAATGAAATTACAGTTAGGTAAAGGAAATACCTTCATATCGTCCAAGGGCTTGCAATGAAACACTTTAGAACACCATATATCCCTTATAAGAGAAAATTTAAGAATCAGCCTCAACGATAATAACCAGTCGCTTTAAATATAGATCAAACATAGATCAAATAAATAGATGTCTATAGCTTTTTTTTCATTCAAACATTCAATCAAACATCATAGCTACATTAATTATATAGTTAAATTGTATATTTTATAAACATTTCCATTCTCACAAATGAATCACTGATAATGGAACACCACTATCAAATACACACATTTTCAACAAAATCAGTAATACTCAATCAAATTTATTGAAATATAAGttattttgtagaaaaaaaaactcatcgcagaaaaaaaaaagagaaaaataccAAAATGTTGAAATGCTCGGCTTGCATGGCTCTAGGATGGAGAAGGTGGCTGGGCGACGAAGAATGCCCGAACTGAAGTCTGGATGGAGCTAGTTGGTCTCACGCTGGGAAGAAGGCTTGGCTGCACACAggaaagaggagaagaagagctgGCCTCCGGTGTCGTCGTTCACCTCTGCAGTCGTGTGAGGGCTTGGGCCCGCGTGGGTCGAAGCTTCGACGCCCTCTGAAGATCCCTAGCCAGTGCGTGTAGGGGAAGGTCGGGCTCCATAAACACACAggcgagagagaaagagtgaaggagagaggtctggtgggagaaagagatccgagagagaatgatgaggaaaaaggagaaggaaTTGAAGGAAAGGAATTGTGTCTCACGGTCTCAcaaattttaatgaaaaaaaaaaaagctaagtggCGGGATGGTGAAATTATTACCACTTTTTTTCATAAAGTGCTCCAACATAGTACTctagcataatacttttttattagtattatattcatgtgttatggaaatgggtatttggtgtagtgtttgTTTgctctttttgtttttatttgtcgcatataaatatatatatatgaaaaactTCTCAGTAGTTACTACTCATAGATGTGcactaataattatgatgatgtggcaacatagtgacttggtatagcaagtcaccaacatgcaaagattttttttttctacattaatttcgaattttcatatataatgcttaaataagattttttttaattctttaatttaataaatatgtgactgcCATGTAATCAAGTAGtctttccaaaaa
It encodes the following:
- the LOC133799664 gene encoding N-terminal acetyltransferase A complex auxiliary subunit NAA15-like: MIIIGKNSLSKNPSWTRARYYEGLHKCVGLYYENGQYSPDQIEQLDSLYNSLRQQYTWSSAVKRIPLDFLQGVRFREAAENYIRPFLTKGVPSLFTDLSPLYDHPGKADILEELIIELEHAVKTSGQFPGR